A part of Streptomyces sp. NBC_01235 genomic DNA contains:
- a CDS encoding Rv1733c family protein, translated as MAFRGPKVWLWRWRRNPLKRRADTVESWVVLGVWVLTVLAGVLAGLATAGSVEHGLARERVEWRPLVGRLSEQAPGKAAASGSSSGDQVWAKVGWTGPDGSAHAGQVRVGPGSAAGTPVTVWTDRQGRLVTEPATAAQARLRASLVGGLAGVGAAALPFAGGRFVRGRLERRRVEQWDTDWARFDALWGRPTG; from the coding sequence ATGGCGTTCCGAGGTCCGAAGGTGTGGCTGTGGCGCTGGCGGCGCAACCCGCTCAAGCGTCGCGCCGACACGGTGGAGTCCTGGGTCGTGCTCGGCGTGTGGGTGTTGACCGTACTCGCCGGGGTCCTGGCGGGGTTGGCGACCGCAGGGTCCGTCGAGCACGGCCTGGCGCGGGAACGCGTCGAGTGGCGGCCCCTCGTGGGGCGACTGTCCGAGCAAGCCCCGGGCAAGGCCGCAGCGAGCGGGTCCTCCAGCGGCGATCAGGTGTGGGCGAAGGTGGGCTGGACCGGGCCGGACGGTTCCGCGCACGCCGGCCAGGTCCGGGTCGGCCCCGGCAGCGCCGCCGGCACCCCCGTCACGGTCTGGACGGACCGCCAGGGCCGCCTGGTGACCGAACCGGCCACCGCCGCCCAGGCCAGACTGCGCGCCTCTCTCGTCGGCGGCCTGGCAGGAGTCGGCGCGGCGGCCCTCCCCTTCGCGGGCGGCCGTTTCGTACGGGGCCGCCTGGAACGCCGACGCGTCGAGCAGTGGGACACGGACTGGGCCCGCTTCGACGCACTGTGGGGCCGCCCCACGGGCTGA